The sequence TTTTCCATTTTTTCGAATAAGCCAAGGTCGAACTCCTGAGGCTCTTCCGAGGTGTTGGGGTCATCTTCCTTGTTCTCTTTTGACTCTGGTTTAATGAGGGTAATTTCGGTGATAGCAGTGGTTTCTTTTACACCGACAAAAGTGATTTCCTCAATAGTTTCAGTTTGGGTCTGCTGCTTTGGCTCTGGTTCAGCAGCCACTTTTTTCTCATTCGCAGTTGGCAGACTATCGCCAAGACTGTAAATCTTTTTCCTTTTCTCGCGATTAAGGGTGTTTTCATCAATTTCATCCGGTGATTTAAAACCTGTGGCAATGAGGGTGATACTTATTTTATCACCCAATGTTTCATCGTACCCGTTACCCCATATTACTTCAGCACTTTGGCCAGCTTCCTCCTGGATATAGTCGGTAATTTCGGTCACCTCGTCAAAAGTAATTTCTTCCTTGCCCGATGAGATGTAAAGTAAAATGTTGCTTGCTCCAATAATCTTGTTGTCGTTGAGCAATGGAGAGGAAAGTGCCTCTCTGACGGCAGTTCTTGCACGGTCGGGGCCTTCGGCCAACGCGGAACCCATGATAGCTGTGCCGCTGTTTTGCATTACGGTTTTCACGTCTTCAAAGTCAACGTTGATATAGCCTGTCACCGTCACCAATTCAGCGATACCTTTGGCAGCAATGGTCAGAATGTCGTCGGCACGCCCAAAAGCTTCGGAGAGTTTCAGGTTTCCGTGTATCTCCCTGAGTTTTTCATTACTGATAAGCAGTAACGTGTCCACATGTTGTTTTAGTTCTTCAATCCCTTTTTCAGCCTGAAGGCGTCTTTTACGGCCTTCAAAGTTGAAAGGGAGCGTTACGATAGCCACGGTGAGAATACCCATTTCACGGGCAAGCTGCGCAATCACAGGCGCTGCGCCGGTACCGGTACCCCCGCCCATCCCTGCAGTGATGAACAACATTTTGGTATTTGATTCCAGCGAATTTTTGATGTCCTCGATGTTTTCTTCGGCTGAAACACGGCCAACATCAGGAATCGACCCCGCTCCCAGTCCTTTGCTTCCAAGCTGGATTTTGTTTGGTACCGGACTGATATCCATGGCCTGTGAGTCGGTGTTGCAGATAATGAAATCAACACCCTTGATTCCCTGTTTGAACATGTGTGTAACAGCATTGCTTCCGCCGCCACCCACGCCGAGAACTTTGATTATTGATGCCCTTTGCTTTGGAGCATCGAATACTAACATGTCAT is a genomic window of Bacteroidales bacterium containing:
- the ftsZ gene encoding cell division protein FtsZ; amino-acid sequence: MLVFDAPKQRASIIKVLGVGGGGSNAVTHMFKQGIKGVDFIICNTDSQAMDISPVPNKIQLGSKGLGAGSIPDVGRVSAEENIEDIKNSLESNTKMLFITAGMGGGTGTGAAPVIAQLAREMGILTVAIVTLPFNFEGRKRRLQAEKGIEELKQHVDTLLLISNEKLREIHGNLKLSEAFGRADDILTIAAKGIAELVTVTGYINVDFEDVKTVMQNSGTAIMGSALAEGPDRARTAVREALSSPLLNDNKIIGASNILLYISSGKEEITFDEVTEITDYIQEEAGQSAEVIWGNGYDETLGDKISITLIATGFKSPDEIDENTLNREKRKKIYSLGDSLPTANEKKVAAEPEPKQQTQTETIEEITFVGVKETTAITEITLIKPESKENKEDDPNTSEEPQEFDLGLFEKMEKSTQDATAGNGNLSQHVPVRPFSEGPLKNSSLKIKHTVGDLIPLNQQPAGNDENRMQKSLMDKKAGDRVEKLKSLSLLSNKVMDKIEEMEKVPAYQRRNVQLNPVISSAEPAITRYTLGEDDQDNAEIKSNDIPFLHNKPD